The Psychrobacter sp. LV10R520-6 genome includes a region encoding these proteins:
- a CDS encoding FAD binding domain-containing protein gives MKCFEYSRASTPEQAATSASPTDASFIAGGTNLLDLMKLEIETPLKLVDVTRLELQQVETAADGGLRIGTLVTNSDLAAHPDVIKNYSVLSRAILAGATRQLRNRATTGGNLLQRTRCYYFYQTDSPCNKREPGSGCPAINGENRTLAILGTSEACIAQHPSDMAVAMRLLGATVETIKADGSTRKIAIEYFYCLPKDTPHIETVLETGELITHVFLPAPIKGMHTYDKVRDRASYAFALVSCAAIIDIDNNGSLTTVRLAFGGIGTEPWRNEDVEVLLTDTDGNNDVITQAADLLLKDAKGSGQNDFKIPLTRRLLKQVIQRALAGKGA, from the coding sequence ATGAAGTGCTTTGAATATAGCCGTGCCAGTACACCAGAGCAAGCAGCGACTTCTGCCAGCCCTACCGATGCCTCATTTATTGCTGGTGGCACCAATTTACTAGATTTGATGAAGTTGGAGATTGAAACCCCACTCAAACTGGTTGATGTTACTCGATTAGAATTACAACAAGTTGAAACGGCCGCTGATGGTGGTCTACGTATCGGTACGCTCGTGACCAACAGTGATTTGGCGGCGCACCCTGACGTTATTAAAAATTATTCCGTGTTATCACGGGCGATTTTGGCAGGGGCAACTAGACAGCTGCGTAACAGAGCCACGACAGGCGGTAATCTATTACAGCGGACCCGTTGCTATTATTTTTATCAGACGGACAGCCCTTGTAATAAGCGCGAGCCGGGTTCTGGCTGTCCAGCCATTAATGGTGAAAACCGTACGCTTGCTATCTTAGGAACGAGTGAAGCTTGTATTGCCCAGCATCCCTCTGACATGGCGGTCGCTATGCGTTTGCTAGGTGCCACTGTTGAGACTATAAAGGCCGATGGTTCTACTCGCAAGATTGCGATTGAATACTTTTATTGTTTGCCAAAAGACACTCCGCATATTGAGACTGTCCTAGAGACCGGCGAGCTGATTACTCATGTCTTCTTACCTGCCCCTATCAAAGGGATGCATACTTATGACAAAGTCCGTGACCGCGCCTCTTATGCGTTTGCATTGGTATCTTGTGCCGCGATAATAGATATTGATAATAATGGAAGCTTGACGACAGTGCGCTTGGCGTTTGGTGGTATCGGTACCGAGCCGTGGCGTAACGAAGACGTTGAGGTGTTATTGACGGATACTGATGGTAACAACGACGTTATCACGCAAGCAGCAGATTTATTATTGAAAGATGCCAAAGGCAGCGGCCAAAACGACTTCAAAATACCGTTAACACGTCGCCTACTAAAACAAGTCATTCAGCGCGCATTAGCGGGCAAGGGAGCATAA